The following proteins are co-located in the Cryptococcus neoformans var. neoformans B-3501A chromosome 12, whole genome shotgun sequence genome:
- a CDS encoding hypothetical protein (HMMPfam hit to Pkinase, Protein kinase domain, score: 259.5, E(): 5.5e-75) produces the protein MDRDSPSSLPSTLLEPPPPATIISPPSPTKDQTVTEDTSPSQLEMISSQASSTIESPDSLPQPTTDSPPSISTPLPVSASPAFLRPTSPPFASPSVFTTVRSPSPSSPSLRPKGTHHRRTSSAHRVRETIDGTQTANEDGERMINQYKIGMSLGQGAYAKVELGVDINTGLKYAIKEFSKSRLHHQSLQEKHRASMRSKLRKGRERKAMSGDKGESQERPPQPMEKEEMSGALDNTQSGDEKMEDPLGLIRREIAVMKKLDHPNLVHLYEAISVSTADALFLVLEYMPGGTLMKVKVGQDDSNAQPTFDREQTREYFRQLCLGLEYLHANEIVHRDIKPENILLSADRQLVKLCDFGVSEMFTKTGDDRIQKSGGSPAFQSPESFQPSGELHGKAVDIWALGVTLYCMLTGTLPFNYPNIIELYAAVVERSPRIPEDWDASLRDLMERMLCKDPALRIDMSSLREHPWTTDETRLPMIDTEENLYEVGKQVEEPTQDEIKDAIVTFRGILYVMRAVHKMRRLHLHRSSPSRGATSSPGDSANVSFASESMDSYVSRDPLTSTTSLSSDGEDGPFKDIAGNKVTSPRQMSLASPADTEKPDATPFMSFGDIEPIKTDVQENVDGVVLVDSPTSENEDAETEKLGSGSSRDL, from the exons ATGGATCGGGACAGCCCTTCCTCGCTCCCCTCCACTCTCCTCGAGCCTCCACCCCCAGCGACCATCATCTCACCCCCCTCTCCGACAAAAGACCAGACAGTCACAGAAGATACTTCGCCTTCTCAACTAGAGATGATTTCATCCCAAGCATCTTCTACTATCGAGTCTCCAGACTCTCTTCCACAGCCCACTACTGACTCTCCACCGTCCATTTCCACACCTCTACCGGTTTCGGCTTCGCCCGCCTTCCTCCGCCCCACATCTCCCCCTTTTGCTTCGCCCTCTGTATTCACCACTGTTcgatctccttccccatcatcgccatccTTAAGGCCCAAAGGAACGCATCATCGCAGAACAAGCTCAGCTCATCGTGTTCGTGAAACCATTGATGGCACGCAAACAGCCaacgaagatggagaacGGATGATCAACCAGTACAAAATTGGGATGAGCCTTGGGCAAGGAGCATACGCCAAAGTTGAGCTAGGAGTTGATATAAACACTGGCCTGAAATAC GCAATCAAAGAGTTTTCAAAATCCAGGCTTCATCACCAATCCCTTCAAGAGAAACATCGTGCAAGCATGCGAAGTAAGTTAcggaaaggaagggagcGAAAAGCAATGAGTGGGGATAAAGGAGAAAGTCAAGAACGGCCGCCGCAACCcatggaaaaggaggagatgtcCGGCGCTTTGGACAACACACAATctggagatgagaagatggaagaccCATTGGGGCTGATCCGACGGGAAATTGCTGTGATGAAAAAGCTCGA TCATCCCAAT CTTGTGCATCTGTATGAGGCCATATCAGTTTCTACCGCCGATGCTCTATTTCTCGTGCTGGAATACATGCCGGGGGGAACCCTTATGAAAGTCAAAGTTGGGCAAGACGACTCAAATGCCCAGCCGACCTTTGATCGCGAACAGACTAGGGAATACTTCAGGCAACTTTGTCTTGGCTTGGAATACCTGCATGCCAATGAAATTGTACATCGCGAT ATCAAACCAGAGAATATACTCCTCTCTGCAGATAGGCAACTCGTTAAACTATGTGATTTTGGTGTATCAGAGATGTTCACCAAGACTGGGGATGACAGGATTCAAAAATCTGGTGGTAGCCCAGCATTTCAAAGCCCTGAAAGCTTCCAAC CGAGCGGTGAATTACATGGGAAGGCAGTAGATATCTGGGCTCTTGGTGTCACTCTTTATTGCATGTTGACCGGCACTTTGCCCTTCAATTATCCAAATATCATCGAGCTGTACGCTGCTGTCGTGGAAAGAAG CCCGCGAATTCCTGAAGATTGGGATGCCTCGCTTCGGGATTTAATGGAGCGCATGCTTTGCAAAGATCCGGCATTGCGTATTGACATGTCGAGTTTACGA GAACATCCGTGGACAACGGACGAAACGCGCTTACCGATGATCGACACGGAAGAGAACTTGTATGAAGTCGGCAAGCAAGTGGAAGAGCCCACTCAAGATGAGATCAAGGACGCGATTGTGACATTCAGGGGCATCCT ATACGTCATGCGGGCAGTCCATAA GATGCGCCGACTACACTTACACCGCTCATCGCCATCCCGAGGTGCCACTTCATCCCCTGGCGATTCCGCCAATGTCTCATTTGCATCAGAATCAATGGATTCCTACGTTTCTCGCGATCCTTTAACTTCCACCACTTCACTGTCTTCagatggagaagacggACCGTTCAAGGACATTGCAGGGAATAAAGTCACGAGTCCTAGGCAAATGAGTCTGGCATCTCCAGCGGATACTGAGAAACCTGACGCAACACCTTTCATGTCCTTTGGGGACATTGAGCCCATCAAGACCGACGTGCAAGAAAATGTGGATGGAGTTGTACTTGTTGATTCTCCGACATCCGAGAATGAAGACGCAGAGACTGAAAAATTGGGAAGCGGCTCAAGCCGTGATCTGTAA